A window of the Nibribacter ruber genome harbors these coding sequences:
- the ccoS gene encoding cbb3-type cytochrome oxidase assembly protein CcoS, with amino-acid sequence MNIIYLLICISLVMAIIFLSAFLKAVRSGQFEDDYTPSVRILFDNELTHTPAQNNTKPLTISTKPMEDTAHVS; translated from the coding sequence ATGAACATTATCTACTTACTTATCTGCATCAGCTTGGTAATGGCCATCATCTTCCTGAGTGCCTTCTTGAAGGCAGTCAGAAGCGGCCAGTTTGAGGACGACTACACGCCCTCTGTCAGAATTCTGTTTGACAATGAACTGACGCATACCCCTGCACAAAACAACACTAAACCACTTACTATTTCTACTAAACCGATGGAGGACACCGCACATGTTAGCTGA
- a CDS encoding CBU_0592 family membrane protein: protein MERSLSLPRKHLKEAIGWAGALCSLLAFGMNSLNVIGSQSKEYLLLNVFGCFFLIIYAVNKKAHASWVLNSIWLLITAIALVKGFLS from the coding sequence ATGGAAAGAAGCTTATCTCTACCCCGCAAACACCTGAAGGAAGCCATCGGGTGGGCCGGCGCGTTGTGCTCGCTGCTGGCCTTTGGCATGAACAGCCTCAACGTGATTGGCAGCCAGTCTAAGGAGTACCTGCTTTTAAACGTGTTCGGCTGTTTTTTCCTGATCATTTACGCCGTCAATAAGAAAGCGCACGCCAGTTGGGTGCTCAACTCCATCTGGCTGCTCATCACCGCCATTGCCCTGGTGAAAGGGTTTCTGTCATAG
- the nuoK gene encoding NADH-quinone oxidoreductase subunit NuoK: protein MTAVPLLHLLVLGAVLFCLGLAIVLTKRHAIAVLMGIELLFNAANLNLVAFAQYDPERLQGQVYSLFVMLIAAAETAVALAIVLQVFKWFKTAHVQDIDQLNG from the coding sequence ATGACAGCCGTACCATTATTGCATCTGCTAGTGCTGGGCGCTGTTTTGTTCTGCCTGGGACTGGCCATTGTGTTAACCAAGCGGCACGCCATTGCGGTGTTAATGGGCATTGAATTGCTGTTCAACGCGGCAAATCTTAATCTGGTAGCCTTCGCGCAATATGACCCAGAGCGCTTGCAGGGCCAGGTGTACAGTTTGTTTGTGATGCTTATTGCGGCCGCTGAAACCGCCGTGGCCTTGGCCATTGTGTTGCAGGTATTCAAGTGGTTTAAAACCGCGCATGTACAAGACATAGACCAACTGAATGGCTAG
- a CDS encoding LysR family transcriptional regulator: MTNAQTKSPRVELQQIKYFLALAQELHFWNTAEKMFITQSALSRQIKALEEELGVRLFERSKRNVKLTEAGVFLRDRWLPLLEEIARTHRQARKIHEGAFGSISIGYPGSVAYGFLPEVVSRISQQLPELKVALVEPVDASFEELLLNFQIDLAFRRDPAENPSLQSLCLYSEPFSLIVPEHHWVTQENFKSLQDLHQEKFILSALHQKTHYVNTLNHMFREYGLTPNVYIESDFGAMILGLVARGLGISVMPSSYAIGAPPNVRFIHLPQHVNLYMTWRKDDNSPVLKNVLELVHLVAKDFSQGKGMEL, translated from the coding sequence TTGACTAATGCACAAACCAAATCACCGAGGGTGGAACTACAGCAGATAAAATACTTTCTGGCGCTGGCGCAGGAGCTTCATTTCTGGAATACCGCAGAAAAGATGTTCATCACACAGTCGGCTCTAAGCCGTCAGATCAAAGCCCTGGAAGAGGAGTTGGGTGTGCGTTTGTTTGAGCGCAGTAAGCGCAACGTAAAGCTCACCGAGGCCGGCGTTTTCCTGCGCGACCGCTGGCTGCCGCTGCTGGAGGAGATTGCCCGCACGCACCGGCAAGCCAGAAAGATCCACGAAGGCGCGTTTGGTTCCATCTCCATCGGGTACCCGGGCTCGGTGGCCTATGGCTTTCTACCCGAAGTAGTCTCCAGAATTTCTCAACAGCTGCCCGAACTCAAAGTGGCGCTGGTAGAACCCGTGGATGCAAGTTTTGAGGAGCTGCTCCTTAATTTTCAGATAGACTTGGCCTTTAGGAGAGACCCCGCCGAAAACCCTTCGCTGCAGTCCTTGTGCCTGTACTCAGAACCGTTTTCCTTGATTGTGCCGGAGCATCATTGGGTCACCCAGGAGAACTTTAAGAGCCTGCAAGACCTGCACCAGGAGAAGTTCATTCTCTCTGCCTTGCACCAGAAGACGCATTACGTGAACACCCTCAACCACATGTTCAGGGAGTACGGTCTTACGCCCAACGTGTACATTGAATCTGATTTCGGGGCGATGATTCTGGGTTTGGTGGCGCGGGGCTTAGGCATTTCTGTGATGCCCAGTTCCTACGCCATCGGGGCGCCGCCCAACGTGCGCTTCATTCACCTGCCGCAGCACGTGAACCTGTACATGACCTGGCGCAAAGACGACAACAGCCCCGTGCTCAAGAACGTGCTGGAACTGGTGCACCTGGTGGCCAAAGACTTTTCCCAAGGCAAAGGCATGGAGCTATAG
- a CDS encoding complex I subunit 4 family protein → MTYLLSSLLFVPLVAALVLLFLPSRKTILLKSVSLGATLVELLLSVLLFTQFQGKVSGVAGQAFQWQEKHDWIALQLGGLGQLKIYYWLGVDGLNVSLVLLTGLISVIGILSSWRVTKNLKGYLSLYLLLLGSVMGCFLALDLFLFYLFFEFMLLPMYFLIGIWGGPRREYAAIKFFLYTLVGSVLILLAFIGLYASVMDPAATAAQLRLPAGEASVRQVQALLQSGQLTSGQVVHAFNIPNILEARNFIPGSILHAAAGFSLFGLSARMVAFLAIFLGFVIKLPMVPVHTWLPDAHVEAPTPISVLLASILLKVGGYGLFRIAFPFFPAEAAEMSWWIGLLGVVSILYGGACALAMSDLKKLIAYSSVSHMGFVLLGLAALTPEGWNGALFQLFSHGLISGMLFLIAGVIYDRMHNRDIHRFRGLAMVAPKFTTFVVIAFFASLGLPGFSGFIAELLVLLGAFGSKAGGGNLPRWMALAAAIGLVLSAAYYLWTLQRMFFGRFWLSPDLPKSFVDLTRREMLLLLPLALLILLFGLFPALLLDKSGATVAQYLQLILPTQPTSALLP, encoded by the coding sequence ATGACATACCTGCTCAGTAGTCTCCTCTTTGTTCCCCTGGTAGCCGCGCTGGTGCTCCTTTTTCTGCCTTCCAGAAAGACCATCCTCCTGAAGAGTGTTTCCCTAGGTGCTACGTTGGTAGAATTGCTCTTGTCAGTGCTGCTTTTTACCCAGTTTCAGGGAAAGGTATCAGGTGTAGCAGGACAGGCGTTTCAATGGCAGGAGAAGCATGACTGGATAGCCCTGCAACTGGGTGGCTTGGGGCAGTTGAAAATCTATTATTGGTTGGGCGTAGACGGATTGAACGTTTCCCTGGTTTTGCTCACTGGCCTCATCTCCGTGATCGGCATCTTGTCCTCGTGGCGGGTCACCAAAAATCTGAAAGGCTATCTAAGTTTGTATCTGCTTTTGTTGGGCAGTGTGATGGGCTGTTTTCTGGCCTTGGATTTGTTCCTGTTCTACCTCTTCTTTGAGTTCATGCTGCTGCCCATGTATTTTCTGATAGGCATTTGGGGCGGACCAAGAAGAGAATACGCGGCCATCAAATTCTTCCTCTACACCTTGGTGGGCTCAGTGCTGATTCTGCTAGCATTTATTGGCCTGTATGCATCGGTGATGGACCCAGCGGCTACGGCGGCCCAATTGCGTTTGCCTGCCGGCGAAGCAAGCGTGCGCCAGGTACAAGCCCTGTTGCAAAGCGGCCAATTGACGTCAGGGCAGGTGGTGCATGCCTTCAACATACCCAACATCCTGGAGGCGCGTAACTTTATTCCGGGCAGTATCTTGCATGCGGCGGCTGGCTTTTCCTTGTTTGGCCTTTCGGCGCGGATGGTGGCGTTTTTGGCCATATTTCTGGGATTTGTGATAAAACTACCCATGGTGCCCGTACACACTTGGCTGCCCGATGCGCACGTAGAAGCACCTACGCCCATCTCTGTGCTACTGGCCAGTATTTTATTGAAGGTGGGAGGGTACGGCCTGTTCCGGATTGCCTTCCCGTTTTTCCCCGCCGAGGCCGCTGAGATGAGTTGGTGGATTGGATTGCTGGGCGTGGTTTCCATTCTGTATGGCGGAGCCTGTGCCTTGGCCATGTCTGACCTTAAAAAGTTGATTGCCTACTCCTCGGTCTCGCATATGGGCTTTGTGTTGCTGGGTCTGGCCGCGCTCACCCCCGAAGGCTGGAACGGGGCACTCTTCCAACTGTTCAGCCACGGGCTCATTTCAGGAATGCTCTTTTTGATTGCCGGCGTCATCTATGACCGTATGCATAACCGAGACATCCATCGGTTTAGAGGCTTGGCCATGGTAGCTCCTAAATTCACCACCTTTGTAGTGATTGCTTTCTTCGCCTCCCTGGGATTGCCGGGCTTCTCTGGTTTCATTGCCGAGTTGCTGGTGCTGCTGGGGGCATTTGGGTCTAAGGCGGGCGGAGGAAATCTGCCCAGATGGATGGCCCTGGCGGCGGCCATAGGGTTGGTGCTTTCAGCGGCGTATTACCTCTGGACCCTGCAACGCATGTTCTTCGGACGGTTCTGGCTGAGTCCCGATCTGCCTAAGTCCTTTGTAGACCTCACGCGCCGCGAAATGCTTCTCTTGTTGCCGCTGGCTCTGCTCATTTTGCTGTTTGGACTGTTCCCGGCCTTGCTCCTAGATAAGTCTGGCGCAACCGTGGCCCAGTACCTGCAACTGATTCTGCCAACGCAACCCACCTCAGCTCTACTTCCCTAA
- the corA gene encoding magnesium/cobalt transporter CorA → MIRCFYLKGGELTWEKNPESFQQEEEKGRIIWVDLQAPSDHEQRRVEEAFGIELFTQQEAAEIESSSRYFEDEGGFFEANTAFVMHQEGSYITRQVSFILQRNILFTMRRTELKSFGETVRKMKTFKGTTIRAIQVWLLLLETQIDNDADFIEHLTRTTNVISKRLVKEQSIEEEVLIRITELQENTILIRESIVDKQRLVSSLLRSFSIDEPEKERLRIVIKDINSLLQHTQFSFERLEYLQNTFLGLVNIEQNKVIKIFTVVTVVFMPPTLIASIYGMNFKFMPELDWVGGYPFALVLMVLASMGFLWYFRRKKWL, encoded by the coding sequence ATGATTAGATGTTTCTATTTAAAAGGAGGGGAGCTGACCTGGGAGAAAAACCCGGAGTCGTTTCAGCAGGAAGAGGAGAAGGGCCGCATTATCTGGGTAGATTTGCAGGCTCCCTCAGACCATGAGCAGCGGCGGGTAGAAGAAGCCTTCGGGATAGAGTTGTTCACCCAGCAGGAAGCCGCCGAGATTGAAAGTTCTTCGCGCTATTTTGAAGACGAGGGCGGTTTCTTTGAAGCCAACACGGCCTTTGTCATGCACCAGGAAGGAAGCTACATCACGCGCCAGGTGTCCTTTATCTTGCAGAGAAATATCCTTTTCACCATGCGCCGCACAGAGCTGAAATCGTTTGGCGAAACGGTGCGCAAAATGAAGACCTTTAAGGGCACTACCATCCGGGCCATTCAGGTGTGGCTGTTGCTCTTAGAGACCCAGATTGACAACGACGCCGACTTCATCGAGCACCTCACCCGTACCACCAACGTCATCAGTAAGCGCCTGGTCAAAGAGCAGTCCATTGAAGAAGAGGTCCTGATCAGAATCACCGAACTTCAGGAAAACACCATTCTTATTAGAGAAAGCATCGTGGATAAACAGCGGCTGGTGTCTTCGCTGCTGCGGTCTTTCTCCATTGATGAGCCAGAGAAGGAGCGGTTGCGCATTGTCATCAAAGACATTAACTCGCTCTTGCAGCACACGCAGTTCAGCTTTGAGCGTCTGGAATATCTGCAGAATACCTTTCTGGGTTTGGTGAACATAGAGCAGAACAAGGTCATCAAGATATTCACGGTAGTGACGGTGGTGTTCATGCCGCCCACGCTCATTGCCAGCATCTATGGCATGAACTTCAAATTCATGCCTGAACTGGATTGGGTAGGCGGGTATCCGTTTGCCCTGGTCTTGATGGTGCTGGCCTCCATGGGCTTTCTGTGGTACTTCAGGCGGAAGAAGTGGTTGTAG
- a CDS encoding SDR family oxidoreductase, which produces MKRIAITGATGHLGRLVIQQLKEKGTTDDIIGLVRSPQKAADLGIETREADYEKPDTLDRALQGIDTLLLISGSEVGKRAVQHQNVITAAKKAGVKWIVYTSLLHADTSTLSLAGEHRATEQLLKDSGIDYTLLRNGWYTENYTNSLGGALAGGAFIGSAGEGKISSAARADYAAAAVAVLTGNGHQGKVYELAGDSAYTLRDLAAEISRQTGKDIPYTNLPQEDYAAALGSFGLPEDLAQAIAGWDVSASQGDLYDDSHQLSKLIGRPTTPLSVTVADTLKTL; this is translated from the coding sequence ATGAAGAGAATAGCCATTACCGGAGCCACCGGCCACCTGGGCAGATTGGTCATCCAGCAACTAAAAGAAAAAGGAACCACAGACGACATCATTGGCCTGGTGCGCTCGCCCCAGAAGGCCGCAGACCTGGGCATTGAGACCCGCGAGGCTGACTATGAAAAACCAGACACCTTAGACAGAGCCCTGCAAGGCATTGACACGCTGCTGCTGATCTCGGGGAGTGAAGTGGGCAAACGGGCCGTTCAGCACCAGAACGTGATTACGGCCGCCAAGAAAGCCGGCGTAAAATGGATTGTCTACACCAGCCTGTTGCACGCAGACACGTCTACCTTGAGCCTGGCCGGCGAGCACCGTGCCACCGAGCAGCTTTTAAAAGATTCAGGCATTGACTACACGCTGCTGCGCAATGGTTGGTACACTGAGAACTACACCAACTCCCTGGGCGGCGCTCTGGCGGGCGGCGCGTTCATAGGCAGCGCCGGCGAAGGCAAGATTTCTTCAGCGGCCCGCGCCGATTATGCCGCCGCCGCCGTAGCCGTCCTCACCGGCAATGGCCACCAGGGAAAAGTCTATGAACTGGCCGGCGACTCCGCCTATACTTTACGTGACCTAGCCGCCGAGATTTCCCGCCAGACCGGCAAGGACATACCTTACACGAACCTGCCCCAAGAAGACTACGCCGCCGCACTGGGCAGCTTTGGCCTACCCGAAGACCTTGCCCAAGCCATTGCCGGTTGGGATGTGTCGGCGTCACAGGGAGACTTATATGATGACAGCCACCAGCTTTCCAAACTGATTGGCCGCCCCACCACTCCCCTTTCCGTCACCGTAGCTGATACTCTGAAGACCCTTTAA
- a CDS encoding potassium/proton antiporter, with the protein MTFTIEELLLGASVLLFLSILLSKSLGRFGIPALLLFLGVGILAGSEGIGGIYFDDFGTAQSLGTIALTIILFSGGLDTRWAATKPVLWRGIALSTLGVFITAMLVGLFATYVMDFTLLEGLLLGAIVSSTDAAAVFSILRSSKIGLKNNLGPTLELESGSNDPMAYFLTVSFTFLITSQGASIWQLVPMFFLQMSIGGVAGVVMGRTMGWVINKIKLQQEGLYPALTLAMLLFTFSFTNLIQGNGFLAVYISAVLLGNSNFLHKGSLTRFYDGLAWLMQIVMFLTLGLLVFPSHIVPVLASGLLISLFLIFVARPISVFLGMAFFKASFRDKVYVSWVGLRGAVPIVFAMYPLLAGVENSEMIFNMVFFIVLTSVMLQGTTLKVVADWLHLSEEDHSLKMLALGAERGYASKNSLVELEMDRNWRSVGKPIVELDLPKTALIVLIDRSGSFVTPNGATVLQPEDKLMLMVENEQELDRVRAALQ; encoded by the coding sequence ATGACGTTTACCATTGAAGAATTATTGCTGGGAGCCTCAGTGCTTCTGTTCCTGAGCATCTTGCTGAGCAAAAGTCTGGGCCGTTTCGGGATTCCTGCCTTGCTTCTGTTTCTGGGTGTGGGCATTCTGGCGGGCTCTGAGGGCATTGGCGGCATCTACTTTGATGATTTTGGCACGGCGCAGTCTCTGGGTACTATCGCCTTGACCATCATCTTGTTTTCGGGTGGGTTGGACACGCGCTGGGCAGCCACCAAACCCGTGCTCTGGCGGGGCATTGCCCTGTCTACGCTGGGCGTGTTCATCACGGCCATGCTGGTGGGTCTCTTTGCGACGTACGTCATGGACTTCACCCTTCTGGAGGGGCTGCTACTTGGGGCCATTGTGTCTTCTACAGATGCGGCGGCGGTGTTCTCCATTCTCAGGTCCAGTAAAATAGGCCTTAAGAACAACCTGGGCCCCACGCTGGAACTGGAATCTGGCAGCAATGACCCCATGGCCTATTTCCTGACGGTGAGCTTTACCTTTCTGATCACCAGCCAGGGCGCCAGCATCTGGCAGTTGGTGCCCATGTTTTTCCTGCAGATGAGCATTGGTGGCGTGGCGGGCGTTGTCATGGGCCGGACCATGGGCTGGGTCATCAATAAAATTAAGCTGCAACAGGAGGGTTTGTACCCGGCCCTCACGCTGGCCATGCTATTGTTTACGTTTTCCTTCACCAACCTCATTCAGGGCAACGGCTTTCTGGCAGTGTACATTTCGGCGGTGCTGCTGGGTAACAGCAATTTTCTGCACAAGGGAAGCCTTACGCGGTTTTATGACGGCCTGGCCTGGCTCATGCAGATTGTCATGTTCTTAACGCTGGGGCTGCTGGTGTTTCCGTCGCACATTGTGCCGGTGCTGGCGTCGGGGCTTTTAATCTCGCTGTTCCTTATTTTCGTGGCGCGGCCCATCAGCGTGTTTCTGGGGATGGCGTTTTTCAAAGCCTCTTTCCGGGACAAGGTGTATGTGTCCTGGGTAGGTCTGCGTGGCGCGGTGCCCATTGTGTTTGCCATGTACCCGCTGCTGGCCGGCGTTGAGAATTCTGAGATGATCTTTAACATGGTGTTCTTCATTGTCCTCACCTCTGTCATGCTGCAGGGTACTACGCTTAAAGTGGTGGCAGACTGGTTGCACCTGAGCGAGGAGGACCATTCGCTGAAGATGCTGGCCCTTGGCGCCGAAAGAGGGTACGCCTCCAAGAACTCACTGGTAGAGCTGGAGATGGACCGAAACTGGCGCTCCGTAGGCAAACCCATTGTAGAACTGGACCTGCCTAAAACAGCGCTCATCGTACTCATTGACAGAAGCGGCTCCTTCGTCACGCCCAACGGCGCTACCGTGCTGCAACCCGAGGACAAGCTCATGCTCATGGTAGAAAATGAACAGGAACTGGACCGCGTACGTGCAGCTTTGCAGTGA
- a CDS encoding NADH-quinone oxidoreductase subunit 5 family protein — translation MASLQTLLLAAPVLGQSLSLLERVTVAGLLVMPLLSFLTLFLLGKRLPRHGDWLAIGFMFLSLTGALFLFGQVWGQEPLHSQFTWFTLPGSQGTILAFDAGVYLDNLTVVMLVVVTFISFLVMVFSLGYMKGDALYARYYAYLSLFTACMLGLLLADNLLVLFICWELVGFLSYLLIGFWYQRQAAAKASTKAFLVNRIGDVGFLWALFAFYGLFHSFSLQDAQGMLATLPEGAENGLLLLLGFGLLVGAMGKSAQFPLQVWLPDAMQGPTPVSALIHAATMVAAGVYLLARCFPFFVAEVLLTMALVGAFTALLGALAASQQQDIKKVLAFSTVSQLGYMVMGVGIGAPEASLFHLLTHAFFKAALFLLAGILIHAVQHAWQHHSNRILFEAPIDVQDMRNMGGLRLVLPITFICYLITAGALVGLPFFSGFLSKEALLQASVQWAQAGSSGRWFIPAVGFLTVMITAYYMGRQVLLVFFGRPRLQLPIRSYQYSPRQEVAWSMLGPVLVLTLLSFWLAFSWSPVSVEQSWLMQDLPAALSANTFVPSGEQKVHFPWLAFLSVGMVLLGGALAYFTRHPVLSKEKTLPVYGWRYWLKNQFFMNEAYSRFLVKPTLFLGKMTERIDQGLDYLLHAFSKGFVALSKLTAWADRWVVDGVVQAVGWLSRQLGHLGRSLQNGNIQSYYLFSLLGLVVLLFWLFY, via the coding sequence ATGGCTAGTCTGCAGACCTTGCTTCTGGCGGCTCCAGTGTTGGGGCAGTCCCTTTCTTTGCTGGAGAGGGTCACGGTAGCGGGTTTGCTGGTAATGCCTCTGCTTTCGTTTCTTACGCTGTTCTTGCTAGGCAAACGCCTTCCCCGGCACGGTGACTGGCTGGCCATTGGGTTCATGTTCTTATCCTTGACCGGGGCGCTGTTTTTGTTCGGGCAGGTCTGGGGGCAGGAACCTTTGCACTCCCAATTCACGTGGTTCACGCTGCCCGGCTCTCAGGGCACCATTTTGGCTTTTGACGCTGGCGTGTACCTGGATAACCTGACAGTGGTGATGCTGGTGGTGGTCACGTTCATCTCCTTCCTGGTGATGGTGTTCTCCCTTGGCTATATGAAGGGAGATGCGCTGTATGCCCGGTATTATGCCTATCTGAGTTTGTTCACGGCCTGTATGCTGGGGCTTTTGCTGGCCGACAACTTGCTGGTGTTGTTCATTTGCTGGGAACTGGTAGGGTTCCTGTCCTATCTTTTGATTGGGTTTTGGTACCAGCGGCAGGCGGCGGCGAAGGCTAGCACCAAGGCCTTTCTGGTGAATAGAATAGGAGACGTGGGCTTTTTGTGGGCCTTGTTCGCCTTTTATGGGTTGTTTCACTCCTTTAGTTTGCAAGACGCCCAAGGCATGTTAGCCACCTTGCCAGAGGGTGCAGAAAACGGCCTGTTGCTTTTGCTGGGGTTTGGCTTGTTGGTGGGCGCCATGGGAAAATCAGCGCAGTTTCCCTTGCAGGTCTGGTTACCCGATGCCATGCAAGGACCTACGCCAGTCTCGGCTTTAATTCATGCGGCCACCATGGTAGCGGCGGGGGTGTATTTGTTGGCACGCTGTTTTCCGTTTTTCGTGGCCGAGGTATTGTTGACCATGGCTTTAGTGGGGGCTTTCACCGCCTTGTTGGGTGCGTTGGCGGCCAGTCAGCAGCAGGACATCAAAAAAGTGCTGGCTTTTTCTACGGTCTCCCAATTGGGCTACATGGTCATGGGCGTGGGCATTGGGGCGCCTGAAGCTTCTTTGTTCCATCTGCTCACGCACGCGTTTTTCAAGGCTGCCCTCTTTTTATTGGCCGGAATATTAATTCATGCGGTGCAGCACGCCTGGCAGCATCACTCCAACAGAATCTTGTTTGAAGCTCCCATAGATGTGCAGGACATGCGCAACATGGGCGGTTTGCGGCTGGTGCTGCCCATCACCTTTATCTGCTACCTGATCACGGCTGGGGCGTTGGTGGGCCTACCGTTCTTTTCGGGTTTTCTGTCTAAAGAGGCCTTGTTGCAGGCAAGCGTGCAATGGGCTCAGGCGGGAAGCAGTGGAAGGTGGTTTATTCCGGCGGTGGGTTTTCTAACGGTCATGATCACGGCGTATTACATGGGCCGGCAGGTGTTGCTGGTGTTCTTCGGGAGACCCAGGTTGCAGCTGCCCATTCGGTCTTACCAATACAGCCCGCGCCAGGAAGTAGCCTGGAGCATGCTGGGCCCGGTGCTGGTCTTGACGCTTCTGAGCTTTTGGTTAGCATTCTCCTGGTCGCCGGTGTCAGTGGAGCAGAGCTGGCTGATGCAGGACCTTCCAGCGGCGCTTTCTGCCAATACCTTTGTTCCCTCAGGAGAGCAGAAGGTGCATTTCCCTTGGCTGGCATTCCTCTCTGTTGGCATGGTTCTACTAGGCGGGGCGCTGGCCTATTTTACCCGGCATCCGGTGCTGTCCAAAGAAAAGACGCTCCCTGTGTATGGCTGGCGCTACTGGCTAAAAAACCAGTTTTTCATGAATGAGGCCTATTCTCGTTTTTTAGTGAAACCCACGCTGTTTCTGGGAAAAATGACCGAGCGCATAGATCAGGGTCTGGATTACCTACTGCACGCCTTCAGCAAAGGGTTTGTGGCGCTGTCAAAACTAACCGCGTGGGCAGACCGCTGGGTGGTAGATGGTGTGGTACAGGCCGTGGGTTGGCTATCCCGGCAACTAGGGCACTTGGGCCGAAGTCTCCAGAATGGCAACATTCAATCTTATTATCTATTTTCGCTGCTGGGGCTGGTGGTATTGCTCTTCTGGCTTTTTTATTAG
- a CDS encoding M48 family metalloprotease, with amino-acid sequence MKKFIPFLFFIALCALASPAYSQVWEAPIPLLPNSALKDIVKANYNDSLQSYVIEYNPVMALEVGPFVTAFFQAHEYGHIYRAHVNKKRLNKASKGMLQLTREFEIAADAFACETFFSVDRSYLFATLHYLESEGEHGKLTSVPTPERIHLINLIMQRLSIPPQVAQKKDCVHKMHEQDIIPCDHSPYHAGGHTTTCMHKAHLDGCN; translated from the coding sequence ATGAAGAAATTTATACCATTCCTGTTTTTCATAGCCCTTTGCGCACTGGCATCGCCGGCTTATTCTCAAGTCTGGGAGGCTCCCATCCCCTTGCTTCCTAACTCAGCCCTTAAAGACATTGTCAAGGCCAACTACAATGACAGCCTGCAATCGTATGTAATTGAGTACAATCCTGTGATGGCCTTAGAGGTGGGTCCTTTTGTCACGGCGTTTTTCCAGGCCCATGAGTACGGCCACATTTACAGGGCCCATGTCAATAAAAAGCGTTTGAATAAAGCGTCTAAGGGCATGCTGCAACTTACCCGCGAATTTGAAATTGCCGCAGATGCCTTTGCCTGCGAGACCTTCTTCTCTGTGGACAGGTCCTACCTATTCGCCACGTTACACTACCTTGAATCTGAAGGAGAACATGGAAAGCTCACGTCTGTTCCCACCCCAGAAAGGATTCACCTTATTAATTTGATCATGCAGCGGCTCAGCATTCCGCCGCAGGTTGCCCAGAAGAAAGACTGTGTACATAAAATGCATGAGCAAGACATCATCCCATGTGATCATAGTCCTTACCACGCAGGCGGCCACACCACTACGTGTATGCACAAAGCTCACTTAGACGGCTGTAACTAA
- a CDS encoding NADH-quinone oxidoreductase subunit J family protein: MLSLPQLLFYLFAALSVTGGVWLLLSKNLLHMAFALLLTLLGLAAIYVLLYADFVAVAQIMVYVGGVLVLILFGLLLSSNSTGNFLVQEPVNRWLGLLLAAALLGGGGWILVHSFSEAFSKYPAVPALAEQAALGKYTSLHSLGRQLISTYVLPFEVASVLLLVALVGAAAITKQTSRK, encoded by the coding sequence ATGCTGTCATTGCCCCAACTGCTGTTCTATTTGTTCGCTGCCTTGTCGGTGACTGGAGGGGTATGGTTGCTGCTGAGTAAAAACCTATTGCACATGGCCTTTGCCTTGCTTCTAACACTGTTGGGGTTGGCGGCCATTTACGTGCTGTTATACGCCGATTTTGTAGCAGTGGCGCAGATTATGGTGTATGTGGGCGGGGTGTTGGTCTTGATTCTCTTCGGGCTGCTGCTGAGCTCCAATAGTACTGGTAATTTCTTGGTGCAGGAACCCGTGAACCGATGGCTGGGACTGCTGCTGGCAGCAGCTTTGTTAGGCGGCGGCGGTTGGATACTAGTCCATTCCTTTTCCGAAGCTTTTTCGAAGTACCCGGCTGTACCAGCGTTGGCAGAGCAAGCGGCGTTGGGAAAATATACGTCGTTGCATAGTTTGGGGCGGCAATTGATTTCTACCTATGTGCTGCCTTTTGAGGTTGCCTCCGTGCTGCTGTTGGTGGCCCTGGTGGGCGCGGCGGCCATCACCAAACAAACCTCGCGCAAATGA